The Thermodesulfovibrionales bacterium nucleotide sequence GCGGGTGACGGTCTCTGCAATGAAGAGGCAGTAAGAATACTCGTTGAGGAAGGCCCCCTGAGGATAATGGAACTCATAGAATGGGGAGCTCAATTTGATAGAGAGGGCTCAAAACTTGCCTTTACCCAGGAGGCTGCCCATTCAAAAAGACGAGTCCTCCATGCCAGGGGAGATTCCACAGGAAAGGAGCTCGAAAGGGTTCTTTTAAATAAAGTAAAGACCTTCGGCAATGTAAGGCAATATTCCCATACCTTTACCGTTGACCTTATCGTTGAAGACGGTGAATGCAGAGGTGCCTTTATCTTGAAAATGAAAGAAAAAAAAATTACTGCCATACTTGCAAAGGCTGTGGTCCTTGCTACCGGTGGAGCAGGTCAGGTCTATGAGCGAACAACAAATCCCTTAGTTGCCACAGGTGATGGAATGGCAATGGCACTAAGGGCAGGTGTTACACTCAGGGATATGGAATTTGTTCAGTTCCATCCTACTGCCCTTTATCTTAAAGGTGCACCCAATTTTCTCCTTACAGAGGCTATGCGAGGTGAAGGAGCCGTACTTAGAAATACAGATGGAGAACAATTTATGAAAAGATATACTCCAATGGCAGAGCTCGCTCCAAGGGATATTGTATCAAGAGCAATAATATCAGAGATGGTTAGGACTGGAAGCTCACATGTCTATCTTGACCTCAGGCATATGAGCCCTGATTTTGTCAGAAAGAGATTTCCTACAATATATAACACTTGCCTTGGTTTCGGAATTGATATAACAAAGGACCTTATTCCTGTAAGTCCTGCTGCTCATTATATTATGGGTGGAGTTAAGACAGACCTTGATGGAAGGACAGATATAAAAGGACTTTATGCTGCAGGTGAGGTTGCCTGCACAGGTGTTCACGGTGCAAACAGGCTTGCAAGCAACAGTCTTCTTGAAGGACTGGTCTATGGTGCCAGGACAGGAATTGCAGCGAAAGAGAGAGAAAAGACTGTGGTTAAGACCGAGGTTAAGAAAAATTTCAGATTCAATAAAATAGAGCATGAAAGGCTTAAAAATATAAGATCTGAGCTTAAAAGACTCATGTGGGAAAAGGTTGGAGTGATAAGATGCGGTAAATCCCTTGATGAAGCGATTAATAAACTCAAAGAATGGAATTACATTACTCAATGGGACTATCTTACAAGGGAGGAAGGTGAACTAAAGAACATGCTCTCAGTGGCAGAACTCATAACCCTTTCTGCCCTTGAGAGAAAAGGAAGTGTTGGTGCCCACTACAGGACAGATTTTAAAGACAGAGGGATAAACTGGCAGATGCATGTTGAGATAGTAAAAAGGGATAAGATCGAGGTCAGATTTAAGGAATGACTGGTATTATGAGAAAAACAAAGATCATAGCAACCATAGGTCCCTCCTCTGTTTCAAAGGATGTTATTAAGGCTCTGATTATTGAAGGCATGGATGTGGCAAGGCTTAATTTTTCCCATGGTGACCATGAATTCCACAGAAAGGTCATTAAAAAAATAAGAGCTCTTTCCAAGGCACTTAAACGACCTGTTGCAATCCTCCAGGACCTTCAGGGAATTAAACTCAGGCTCGGTGAGATAGAAGGAGGCTCTGTTGAGCTTAAAAAGGGCTCAAAGCTTATGCTTCAT carries:
- the nadB gene encoding L-aspartate oxidase, with the translated sequence MEIEVTDFLVIGSGVAGLRAAIELAKAGEVTVVTKDIPTETSTEYAQGGIAVALSDEDEVGIHYEDTLRAGDGLCNEEAVRILVEEGPLRIMELIEWGAQFDREGSKLAFTQEAAHSKRRVLHARGDSTGKELERVLLNKVKTFGNVRQYSHTFTVDLIVEDGECRGAFILKMKEKKITAILAKAVVLATGGAGQVYERTTNPLVATGDGMAMALRAGVTLRDMEFVQFHPTALYLKGAPNFLLTEAMRGEGAVLRNTDGEQFMKRYTPMAELAPRDIVSRAIISEMVRTGSSHVYLDLRHMSPDFVRKRFPTIYNTCLGFGIDITKDLIPVSPAAHYIMGGVKTDLDGRTDIKGLYAAGEVACTGVHGANRLASNSLLEGLVYGARTGIAAKEREKTVVKTEVKKNFRFNKIEHERLKNIRSELKRLMWEKVGVIRCGKSLDEAINKLKEWNYITQWDYLTREEGELKNMLSVAELITLSALERKGSVGAHYRTDFKDRGINWQMHVEIVKRDKIEVRFKE